In candidate division KSB1 bacterium, a genomic segment contains:
- the rny gene encoding ribonuclease Y: MEITLTTIIIGFICLGVGFLASILITKNNLRNAQSQADEIMAEANKQAERTKQKYLLEAKEEWFKVRDEQENRVKDRQKKLDQIEHEFLEKEKQLGHKENEADQRANKLKQAERNLQEQKEAQRTKESELNRIIREQNNALSRISQVSLEDAKELLLENLKRDYKAEAADIYKELVDKSKENATKEARKIITMAIEKNAADHCLETTVSVVPLPSDELKGRIIGRDGRNIKAFEQATNVKVIVDDTPEAVVLSGFDPVRREIARLALQKVISNSKINPQKIEEIVKNAEKEVDKFIWRAGNETIARVGVGRMHPDLIKILGRMKYRTSYGQNVLKHSEEVAMLCGAMAEELKMDVRLAKRAALLHDIGKAMSQDMEGTHTQIGIEIAKKYNENPVVINAIASHHEDEAATSLISVLVGAADSISGARPGARRDTLDGYVRRIENLEKVADSFDLVAKAYAISAGREVRVIVQPDKVTEAQADLLASDISKKIQSDIEFPGQIKVTVIRETRAVSYA; encoded by the coding sequence ATGGAAATTACATTAACAACTATAATAATCGGTTTCATTTGTTTGGGTGTTGGTTTTCTGGCTTCTATTTTAATTACTAAAAATAATTTAAGAAATGCACAGTCGCAGGCCGATGAAATTATGGCTGAAGCCAACAAGCAAGCCGAGCGGACCAAACAAAAATATCTTCTTGAGGCAAAAGAAGAGTGGTTCAAAGTCCGGGATGAACAAGAAAACCGCGTGAAGGACCGGCAAAAAAAGTTAGATCAAATAGAACATGAGTTTCTCGAAAAAGAAAAGCAACTCGGCCATAAGGAAAACGAAGCAGATCAAAGGGCAAATAAATTAAAGCAAGCTGAGAGGAATTTGCAGGAACAAAAAGAAGCACAAAGGACAAAAGAATCTGAACTCAATCGTATTATCCGGGAACAGAACAATGCCTTGTCCCGAATTTCTCAGGTTAGCTTAGAAGATGCAAAAGAGCTTTTGTTGGAGAATCTTAAGCGCGATTATAAAGCCGAAGCCGCTGATATTTATAAAGAGCTTGTAGATAAGTCTAAGGAAAATGCGACAAAGGAAGCTCGAAAAATTATAACCATGGCCATCGAGAAAAACGCCGCTGATCACTGTCTCGAAACAACGGTTTCTGTGGTCCCCCTGCCTTCCGATGAATTAAAGGGAAGAATTATCGGTAGGGATGGGCGCAATATAAAAGCATTTGAACAAGCCACCAACGTAAAAGTCATTGTCGATGACACTCCCGAAGCCGTAGTTTTGTCCGGTTTTGATCCTGTTCGCCGGGAAATTGCCCGGTTGGCTCTCCAAAAAGTAATTAGCAACAGCAAAATCAATCCTCAAAAGATCGAGGAGATTGTTAAGAACGCTGAAAAAGAGGTCGATAAATTCATCTGGCGTGCCGGGAACGAGACCATTGCACGAGTTGGGGTTGGCCGGATGCACCCGGATCTAATTAAAATTTTAGGCCGGATGAAATACCGGACCAGTTATGGACAAAATGTGTTGAAGCACTCAGAGGAAGTTGCCATGTTGTGCGGTGCCATGGCCGAAGAACTAAAGATGGACGTCAGATTAGCAAAGCGGGCCGCACTGCTGCATGATATTGGTAAGGCGATGAGTCAGGATATGGAAGGAACGCATACCCAAATTGGTATTGAAATAGCCAAGAAGTATAATGAGAATCCTGTAGTTATCAATGCGATTGCTTCTCACCATGAAGATGAAGCGGCAACTTCATTGATTTCCGTTTTAGTTGGCGCCGCAGATTCGATTTCAGGTGCTCGCCCCGGAGCACGGCGTGATACTTTGGACGGCTACGTCCGCAGAATCGAAAATCTCGAGAAAGTGGCAGACTCATTTGATTTGGTGGCAAAGGCGTATGCGATTTCCGCTGGACGCGAGGTCCGGGTTATTGTGCAGCCGGATAAAGTTACCGAAGCGCAGGCCGATCTTTTAGCCAGTGACATTTCAAAAAAGATTCAATCGGATATTGAATTTCCGGGCCAGATTAAAGTGACGGTCATCCGGGAAACTCGTGCGGTCAGCTACGCTTAG
- a CDS encoding cytochrome c maturation protein CcmE, with protein MAKKKIKIAFAFTTISGLLIWLTISGFEGNMQYYISVKEVKAMGEAAFDQGLRVKGFLVPGTLQRSQNSLEVNFVIEEEGQEMAVRYAKELPDTFKDGAEVLVAGKYHREGYFDAQMLMAKCPSKYETGQEYDIKNYDPSKHIDELEGTN; from the coding sequence ATGGCTAAGAAAAAAATAAAGATTGCGTTTGCCTTCACAACTATTTCTGGTCTGCTGATTTGGCTGACAATCAGCGGTTTCGAAGGCAATATGCAGTATTATATCAGTGTAAAAGAGGTCAAAGCGATGGGCGAAGCTGCTTTCGACCAGGGATTGCGTGTGAAAGGATTTCTTGTCCCCGGAACGCTGCAGAGGTCTCAGAATAGTCTGGAAGTAAATTTTGTTATTGAAGAAGAAGGTCAGGAAATGGCAGTGCGTTATGCAAAAGAACTCCCCGACACTTTTAAAGACGGCGCCGAAGTTTTGGTCGCAGGAAAGTACCACCGCGAAGGCTATTTTGATGCCCAAATGTTGATGGCTAAGTGTCCCTCAAAATATGAGACCGGCCAGGAATACGATATCAAGAATTATGACCCTTCCAAACACATCGACGAGTTAGAAGGTACCAATTAA
- a CDS encoding heme lyase CcmF/NrfE family subunit, with product MVDVGHLILILALTCAGYSIFASILGARKNREDLTRSGEHALFGVMFLVTLAVFILWQQIFAHDFHNEYVVGYSNRAMPTFYTVASLWGGQKGSLLFWGWLLTVFAALAVYLKRHKNRELMPYVVAVLMGGAMFFIALNVFVSQPFEKLWQFADGRVIKAIMQPANTVAFAAPDGRGLNPLLQHPAMAIHPPILYMGFVGFSIPFAFAIAALISGRLDNQWLKTIRRWTLVPWFFLGIGMILGGKWAYMELGWGGYWAWDPVENAALMPWLAGTAFIHSTMIQEKKNMLKVWNMSLILLTYVLCIFGTFLTRSGIVSSVHSFARSDIAPWFVGYLVLLIFVPTFLIIKRLPQMKTTQHFDSVVSRESAFLINNLIFLGALFAVFWGTIFPIVTEAIRGVKVTVAEPFFNKVTIPIGLFLLFLTGVGPLVAWRKTSSNLMKKIFLKPIAVALLGLVIMLAFGIRHFYALVSLTLSIFVTATIVAEFHRGARARMRTNQEGYFVALIRLLQKNKRRYGGYVVHFGIVVMFVGFTGKAFDTEKEAHLKPGESMQIRSYTLTYKGFKTFEDLNKVVWQAEMDVYKNGKMVKTIYPNKHYYIVQEQPTTEVVLRSTLQEDLYVVLAQPNDDKSAVFKVYINPLVNLVWLSGLIVTLGTFIILLPDTPVKSRKRKVRKVQQDAVAQHEIA from the coding sequence ATGGTTGATGTTGGACATTTAATCCTCATTTTAGCCCTCACTTGTGCGGGCTACTCCATTTTTGCCTCTATTTTAGGAGCGAGGAAAAATCGCGAGGATTTGACGAGATCCGGTGAGCACGCTTTGTTTGGGGTCATGTTTCTGGTGACACTGGCGGTTTTCATTTTGTGGCAGCAGATTTTCGCTCATGATTTCCACAATGAATACGTCGTCGGCTACTCAAACCGGGCCATGCCCACTTTTTATACTGTTGCTTCGCTTTGGGGCGGCCAAAAGGGTTCCCTGCTTTTCTGGGGCTGGCTGCTGACTGTTTTTGCAGCTTTGGCTGTTTATCTGAAGCGACATAAAAATCGCGAGCTAATGCCGTACGTGGTCGCTGTTCTCATGGGCGGCGCCATGTTTTTCATCGCGTTGAATGTCTTCGTTTCCCAACCATTTGAAAAGCTCTGGCAGTTTGCCGATGGAAGGGTAATTAAAGCGATTATGCAGCCTGCAAATACCGTTGCATTCGCTGCGCCGGACGGCCGCGGTTTAAATCCGTTACTGCAGCATCCGGCAATGGCCATTCATCCGCCTATTTTGTATATGGGGTTTGTAGGTTTTAGTATCCCCTTTGCATTTGCAATCGCTGCCTTAATCAGCGGGCGGCTCGACAATCAGTGGTTGAAAACCATCCGCAGATGGACTTTGGTGCCCTGGTTCTTTCTTGGAATCGGCATGATTTTGGGCGGCAAGTGGGCCTACATGGAGCTCGGCTGGGGTGGTTACTGGGCCTGGGATCCGGTTGAAAACGCGGCTCTCATGCCATGGTTGGCAGGGACTGCCTTTATCCACTCAACCATGATTCAAGAGAAGAAGAACATGCTGAAAGTGTGGAACATGTCGCTGATTCTTCTGACATATGTGCTTTGTATTTTCGGAACGTTCCTGACTCGCAGCGGCATCGTTTCATCGGTGCACTCGTTTGCCCGCTCTGATATTGCCCCCTGGTTTGTCGGCTATTTGGTTTTGCTTATTTTTGTTCCGACCTTTTTGATTATCAAAAGACTTCCACAAATGAAAACAACCCAGCATTTCGACTCCGTTGTTTCCAGGGAATCGGCCTTTCTGATCAATAATCTGATTTTCCTCGGTGCGCTTTTCGCGGTTTTCTGGGGCACAATTTTCCCTATAGTCACCGAGGCGATCCGCGGGGTGAAAGTCACGGTTGCGGAACCGTTCTTTAATAAGGTTACCATTCCAATCGGTCTGTTTCTGCTCTTTCTAACCGGCGTGGGTCCATTGGTCGCCTGGCGCAAGACCTCTTCAAATCTCATGAAAAAGATTTTCTTAAAACCAATTGCGGTTGCTTTGCTCGGTTTGGTCATTATGCTGGCATTTGGAATCCGGCATTTTTATGCACTGGTTTCCCTAACATTGTCGATCTTCGTAACCGCAACAATAGTCGCTGAATTTCACCGTGGCGCAAGAGCGAGAATGCGAACGAATCAGGAAGGATATTTTGTTGCCCTGATTCGGCTTTTGCAAAAAAACAAACGCCGCTACGGAGGCTACGTCGTCCATTTCGGAATCGTGGTGATGTTTGTCGGCTTTACGGGCAAGGCTTTTGATACTGAAAAGGAGGCCCATCTTAAACCTGGCGAGTCCATGCAGATTCGCAGTTATACTTTAACGTATAAAGGCTTTAAAACCTTTGAGGATTTGAATAAAGTGGTCTGGCAGGCTGAAATGGATGTTTACAAAAACGGAAAAATGGTTAAAACCATTTACCCGAATAAGCATTACTACATTGTGCAAGAACAGCCCACCACGGAGGTCGTTTTGAGATCAACCTTGCAGGAGGATTTGTATGTTGTCCTCGCGCAGCCAAACGATGATAAAAGTGCAGTTTTTAAAGTTTATATTAATCCGCTGGTAAATTTGGTTTGGCTTTCAGGACTCATTGTGACTCTTGGAACGTTTATAATTTTGCTGCCGGACACCCCGGTAAAATCGAGAAAAAGGAAAGTCCGAAAAGTTCAACAAGATGCTGTGGCTCAACATGAAATTGCGTAA